In the genome of Oscillatoria salina IIICB1, one region contains:
- a CDS encoding alpha/beta hydrolase family protein: MNSAIVRSLFSATKVADYPSPYDTLHLRVMYPAQMSDSEATKDLGVVPANSELAPFPIVIFFSGVNCAADMYLWLAIELAKKGLVVVTFNWVAQNLPGVTALTPGVDFENWKPNVYGTLPTATALPAILKELENLQKEGILAGKLDLNKVILGGHSAGGRVAIENAVLKFFPSVIGAFAYAVHTAAPVMLGYEPETILPLSGDVPILMLGGTNDGVIAESCHRYGMKEKNATKSVMRTFREAIARQNHDSYLVLFEQANHFAIADPFDSTSARPFLETEMSPEAAAKIRTLMAAIINLFIDASLLGKTEAKKQLEQLLANNDSFFALVEQK; the protein is encoded by the coding sequence ATGAATTCAGCTATTGTTCGCAGTCTTTTTTCTGCTACCAAAGTGGCAGATTATCCTTCACCCTATGATACCTTACATTTGCGGGTAATGTATCCAGCGCAGATGTCTGATAGCGAAGCCACAAAAGATTTAGGTGTTGTTCCCGCTAATAGTGAATTAGCCCCTTTTCCAATCGTAATTTTCTTTAGTGGAGTTAATTGCGCGGCGGATATGTATTTATGGTTAGCAATTGAGTTAGCTAAAAAAGGATTAGTTGTAGTTACTTTTAATTGGGTTGCACAAAATTTACCTGGTGTAACCGCGTTAACTCCGGGAGTTGATTTTGAGAATTGGAAACCTAATGTTTATGGTACATTACCTACAGCTACGGCTTTACCTGCTATTCTTAAAGAATTAGAAAATTTACAAAAAGAAGGTATTTTGGCGGGTAAATTAGACTTAAATAAAGTTATTCTCGGTGGACATTCGGCTGGTGGAAGAGTCGCAATTGAAAACGCGGTATTGAAGTTTTTCCCCTCAGTTATAGGTGCTTTTGCTTACGCCGTACATACCGCAGCACCAGTAATGTTAGGATACGAACCAGAAACAATTTTACCCTTGTCTGGTGACGTGCCAATTTTAATGTTAGGTGGGACAAATGATGGTGTAATTGCCGAAAGTTGTCACCGATATGGGATGAAAGAAAAGAATGCGACTAAATCAGTTATGCGGACATTTCGCGAAGCGATCGCGCGTCAAAACCATGATAGCTATTTAGTGTTATTCGAGCAAGCAAATCATTTCGCGATCGCCGATCCATTCGATTCTACCTCGGCTCGTCCCTTTCTGGAAACAGAAATGTCACCAGAAGCAGCCGCAAAAATTCGCACTCTCATGGCTGCAATTATTAATTTGTTTATTGACGCTTCTTTACTCGGCAAAACCGAGGCTAAAAAACAGCTTGAACAATTATTAGCGAACAACGATTCTTTCTTCGCTTTAGTTGAGCAAAAATAA